The Idiomarina loihiensis L2TR genomic sequence CCATGTGCAATTGCCTCAATAGCTTCGGCGGCCCCTTTTCGTAGTGAGTAAACGTTAACAATATCGCCACGGCGTACGTGAGTTAGTAGAGCTGAAACAGTCGCACGTTGCGGTGAAATGGCAATATCAATTTCGCCTCCCTGCACCAAGTCAACATAGGCGCTACGCTGAATGAGCACCATAGTTTTACGGGCGCCCATACGTTTAGCCAGCATGGCTGACATAATGTTCGCTTCGTCGTCGTTGGTAACCGCAATAAATACGTCGATATCTTCAACGTGCTCTTCTTCCAGCAACTTTTGGTCGGACGCGTCACCGCGGAAAATTAAGGTATGCTCAAGGCTTTGCGAAAGCTCTTCCGCGCGGGTTTCTGAACGCTCTATTAGCTTAACCCGGTGATCAACTTCCAGTTGTTTCGCCAGGCCGGCACCAATGTTCCCGCCACCAACAATCATTATTCTGCGGTATTTGTCTTCCAGCTTTTGCAGTTCCTGCATTACGGTACTAATGTGGCGGGTGTCGGCAATGAAGAAAACTTCATCATCGGCTTCGATGATTGTGGTTCCGGTAGGGCGTATAGGCTTACCCTGACGATAAATAGCCGCAACCCGGGTGTCGATATTGGGAATATGTTCCCGCAGTGTTGAGATAGCATGGCCAACGAGCTTCCCGCCGTAGTACGCCTTTACCGCGACCAAGCTGGCTCGTCCGTTGGCGAACTCCATCACTTGCAGTGCGCCGGGGTAATCAATAAGTCGGCGAATATAGCTGGTTACCAGTTGTTCCGGTGAAATAATGTGGTCAACTGGGGCATCCTGATTATGAAAAAGCTGATCTTTATAGCGGATGTATTCTTCAGAGCGAATTCTGGCTATTTTCTTTGGCGTATTAAATATCGAGTAAGCAACCTGACAGGCAATCATATTAGTTTCGTCGCTGCTGGTTACTGCAATAAGCAAGTCGGCATCGTCGGCACCCGCGCGACGTAAAACATCAGGGTGCGCTCCGTTACCAACGACGACCCGCAGGTCATACTTATCCTGCAAATCGTCCAGTAAATCGTTGTTGGTATCAACTATGGTGATATCGTTACGTTCGCCAACCAGATTTTCTGCTAATGTGCCGCCGACCTGGCCAACACCGAGTATGATAATTTTCATTCGACTTTTTTCAATCTCGCGTAAAAGAAACCATCCCCGTTACGTTCACCCGGGAGCAGTTGCAGAGTTTTCTGCTTTTCATCAATAGGTATCAGACTAGCACTCGATTGCTGTTTTAGAAAAGACTCAATTTGAGTTTGGTTTTCCTTGCTTAGAATAGAGCAGGTTGCGTAAAGCAGTTCTCCGCCGTTTTTAAGTAAAGGCCAAAGCGAATTTAGTATCTGACTTTGCAATTGCGCGAGCTCATTAATGTCCTCAGCGCGACGCAGCCACTTGATATCGGGGTGGCGGCGTATTACGCCTGTTGCCGAACATGGAGCATCCAAAAGTATGCGGTCAAACTGTTCGCCGTCCCACCAGTCTTCAGTTTCTGCAACATCGGCGCAATGAACTACGGCACTTAAACCGGCGCGCTCCAGATTTTCGTCGACTCGCTCAAGACGTTTAGCATCAATATCAATAGCCTGAACCGGTTGCTCAAAGTCGTTTCGCTCTAGTAAATGCAGCAGTTTGCCTCCCGGAGCGGCGCAACAATCGAGTACGCGGTGGGAAGCTTTTACGTTCAGGTAATCCGCAGCTAACTGGGCCGAACGGTCCTGTACCGATGCGTGGCCCCGGTCAAACCCCGGAAGCCGTTCAACCGGAACAGGCGAATGCAGACGAATCGCATCGCCAGCCAGAGTATCGCCTTCGGCGGCAATACCGCTGTCTTCCAGTTGTCTTAAATAGTCATCGCGATTGAAAAAACGACGATTCACACGTAACCACATGGGCGGGTGTGCGTTGTTCTCAATGAGAATGTCGCTGGCTTGTTGTGGGTGGTCTGCCTGAATTGCTTCAAACAACCAGCGCGGATGATTTTGCATCGCGTCAACAGGTAGCTCGCGCTGCTGTGACTCATCTGTCGCAGGCGCTTCGCGCAGTAATTGACGCAGTATACCGTTTACCAGACCTTTGTGATTACGTTTGCCCAGAATACGCGCTGCTTCTACTGTGGCGCTAACGGCAGCGTGGTCTTTAATACGAAGACAATAAAGCTGATAGGCACCTACCAGTAGTAAGTAGTGCAATACTTTAAGCTTACCTTTAAGTGGCTTATCCAGTTTAGCCCCAACCAGCTTGTTAAGGCTGGGCAGAACCCTTAAAACACCGTAGCTAATTGCACTGGCAAGACGCTTATCTGCGTCAGAGAGTTTACCGGTGGCGTGGGGTAAAGCCGCGGAAAGCGACTCGCCTTTCTCTAATACATGAAAGATAGCGGTTGCAGCGGCGGCCCGGCTAGTTGCTCCCTGACCACCGTTTTCTGAATTTTTCTGCCGGCTCATTGTAATTCCAGTCCCGGGCTAAAGACGTTACTGTAGCCGTTTACTAAGGTACTGGCTGGCTGAGCCTTTTTGCCCGGCATCTGCGCCTGAGTGATACGTAAAATACCGTCCCCGGTCACCACGTCGATGCCTTCGTGTGTGCTATTAATAATCGTGCCCGGACCTTTATTGCTGGCGCCCTGAATAAGTTCAGCTGCGTGAATTTTTACTGTGTTCTGTCCGGCTTTTAAATGTTCTGACTGGCACCAGCTCATTGGCCAGGGGTTAAACGCTCGTACGCAGCGTTCGATAAAGGCCGCCGGTTGTGTCCAGTCTATTTTACCTTCCTGCTTGGTCAGCTTTTTCGCATAAGTGGCATTGGCGTCACTTTGCGGCTTAGCCTGGCTCTGATAGCCGTCGAGATCTTTCAATACTTTAGTTAACGCCTCAGGCCCCAGGCTTTCAAGCTTGTGATAAAGCGAAGCCGAGGTTTCGTCCGGACTGATGGCGCAGCGCTCTTCGTGCAGCACTGGGCCGGTATCCAGGCCGGCTTCCATTTGCATAATGCAGACACCGGATTCTAAGTCGCCAGCCCATATCGCGCGTTGAATTGGAGCAGCACCTCGCCAGCGGGGTAACAAAGAACCGTGCACGTTCAGGCAGCCTTTCGTAGGAATATCTAATACTGCCTGCGGAAGCAGTAAGCCATAAGCCACCACAACCATAACGTCAGGTTTTAGATCGGCTAGTGCAGCCTGATCCTCTTCTGATTTTAGGGACTCGGGCTGATAAACAGGAAGCTGGTGTTCGAGCGCAAGCTTCTTAACCGCACTGGGTTGTGGCTTTTTGCCTCGTCCTGCAGGCCTGTCGGGCTGTGTATAAACGCCCACTACCTGATGAGACTCATCAAGCAATTGTTGTAAGTGTTGTGCTGCAAAGTCCGGAGTACCGGCAAAGACAATTCGCATTATTGTGCTTCCGCCGCTTGCTTCTCAGCTAAACGTTGCTCTTTCTCTAGTTTTTTGCGAATACGTTCGCGCTTCAGCGGCGATAGATAATCAACAAAGAGTTTACCGTCTAAGTGGTCTATTTCATGCTGAATACAAATGGCCAGTAGCCCTTCAGCGGAACGGCTGAAACGCTCGCCGTTTTTATCCAGTGCAGTCACTGTAATTCTCTCAGCGCGTTCAACTTTGGCGTAAACGCCGGGAAACGACAGACAGCCTTCATCGTTCTTAAAGTGGCCTTCTGCTTCGGTAATTTCCGGGTTAATGAACACCAGCGGTTCGTTTTGATCTTCGCTGCAATCAGAAACAAACAGCCGTCTGTGCACGTCAACCTGAGTTGCCGCAAGGCCTACGCCTTGTTCTTCGTACATGGTTTCAAACATATCGTCGATAACCGAGCGGATATTGTCATCTACCTTTTCAATCTTCTGTGCGACTTTGCGCAAACGTTCGTCCGGATATTGCAGAACCGTCATTTTTGCCATTAGAACCTCCAATTCTTCATCTACCCTTAGTTTACCTTAAATTGGTAGGTCAAGGACAGTCTGTGAACACACAGGAACTATGTGTATTAATGGGGATGACACGCGCATTAAACAAGGTACAGAAAGCTGCTCGGGAATGTACCAGCTGGGAGGCCATTTTTGAACGATGGGGGCAATCGCTAAAACCGGTCGAGGCGCGTTGGTTAAATGCAGCTGAAAATTGGTGTCGTAGTGACTATCAGGGCGTTATTTCTTACTTTAGTGAAGATTACCCAACTGCGTTAAAAGCCATAGCTAATCCGCCCTGGTTACTTTATTACCGGGGTCGTAAAGAGCTTTTGCAAGGAGTTAGTGTGGCTATTGTTGGCAGCCGCAAAGCCACTCACAGTGGTTTACAAATTGCTGACTGGTTTAGCGAGCGCTTAGTTGCGGCGGGTGTTGTGGTGGTTAGCGGTCTGGCGATGGGCATTGACGCTCAAGCACATAAAACCGCAGCCGATAAAGGAAAAACCATAGCGGTTTTAGGTACTGGTATCGACCAGTACTACCCCAGAAGAAACAAAGCCTTACAGGACTTTATTGCACATCAGGGGTTGCTGATTTCCGAATTTCCGCCCGGGCAAACCGCGCGAATCGATCATTTTCCCCGCCGTAACCGTATTATTAGTGGTATCAGTCAGGCCGTGGTGGTGGTTGAAGCGGCGCGCAAAAGCGGTTCGCTTTCAACGGCAATACACGCTTTGAACGAAGGGCGTGAAGTTGGAGCTGTTCCGGGGTCGGTGTTGTTGCCTGAGCATCAGGGCTGCCACTGGTTAATTCAACAGGGCGCTAAGTTAATTAATACGCCGCAGGACATTCTTGACTGGTTCTCGGTTGACGATACTGAGGTTGCCATAGAAGGTGATACCGAATGTCGCGATGAAAGCTTGGCAAACAATCGATTGTTCGCTAGTCTGAGTTCAGAGCCACGAACAATTGATGACATGGTACAATTGTCCGGACTCGAGGTTGCTGAAGTCATGGAGAAAGTAGTGTTACTCGAATTAGAAGGGCTAGTGGCAGCCGTACCAGGCGGTTATATCAAAGTGGGGAGGCGCTAAAGTATGTTTGATATCCTCATGTACTTGTTTGAAAACTACATTCATTCGGAAATGGAAGTTGTAGTTGATCACGATGAGTTAACCAATGAACTTACCCGGGCTGGTTTCCGTCACCAGGAAATCCAGAAGGCTTTGGCGTGGTTAGAACGCCTGGCCGATTTGCAGCAAATGGAAACCAAGTCTTATCTGGATGTTGCTCCGCAGCAGTCTACCCGTATTTATACCGCGGCAGAGATGACTCGTTTGGACAGCCAGAGCCGGGGTTTTCTGATGTACCTGGAAAACCTGGGTGTGCTTGATTTTGCTACACGAGAAGTAGTCATTGACCGTGTGATGGAACTGGAAACGCCGAACTTTACTCTGGATGACCTGAAATGGGTTGTACTCATGGTGCTGTTTAATGTTCCGGGCCAGGAAGCTGCGTACGACCAAATGGAAGGTTTGCTGTTTGAGGAAGCTGAAGGACCTCTGCATTAATGTCATCAGATGAGCGCTGTCCCCGTTGTGAGCGACCACTGGTTATTAAACATGTTGGGCATAACAGCTTTTTAGGCTGTACCGGTTACCCGGACTGCGATTATAAACGAGGCCTTCGGGAGCAATCTGAAATTGAGCCCGAAGATCTCGGCGTTCCCTGTCCTGAGTGTGGCCAGGAACTGCAGTTAAAGAGTGGTCGTTATGGCTTATTTGTTGGCTGCAGCGGTTTTCCTGAATGTGAGTTCGTTACTGAACCTAACGTTGAGGAAGAAGAGACGATTCGCTGCCCGGAATGCGGCAAAGGCCAGTTACACCAAAAAACATCGCGGCGCGGTACCGTATTCTACGCTTGCGACCAATACCCGAAATGTGAATTTACCGTGAATCAGCCTCCGGTCGATGAAACCTGTCCCAAATGCCGGTACCCACTGCTGGTGAAAAAGAAAACCGCCGCCGGAATTCGCAAAGTCTGCCCGCAAAAGCAATGCGACTATAAGTCGGACGCGTTATAATCCGACTCATTGAGTTGAGGAGTGATTATGGCAGATACATGGGAAGCAGCGCACAGCGCTATAAAAACGGGCATTATTGCCTATCCGACAGAGGCGGTATTTGGACTGGGATGCGACCCCCGCAATGAAGTGGCTGTGCAGAAGTTATTAAGCCTGAAACAGCGACCCGCCGAGAAAGGTCTTATATTAATTGCCGCCGATTACAGTCAGTTACTTCCCTATGTTGAAGACTCCGCTATTGCGCAGGACAAACGATTCAGCGTTTTGTCACATTGGCCGGGGCCCGTTACATTAATTCTGCCGGTAAGAAAAGGCGTATCAACCTTATTGACGGGCGGTCGCGATACTATCGCTGTGCGCGTGACTGCGCATGAACCTGCCAGAGCGCTGTGCCGCGAGCTGGGTCATGCGTTAGTCTCTACCAGCGCCAATTTAACCGGGCAGGAACCCGCCCGAACTGCGGCAGAAGTGCGTCAGCAATTTGGTGACAGTGTGGACTGGATAATGGATGAAAGCACCGGTGGAGCTGCGAACCCGACTCGAATCATAAACCCACTAAATAATCAGGTTTTCAGAGACGATGCATAATGATTACTTGAAGCAGGTAAAAAGCTACCTGATGTCGTTGCAGGATGCCATTTGTCAGCAGTTGGCGCAGGCGGACGGTGAGCAGAGCTTTCAGGAAGACAGCTGGGACCGGCCGGGAGGCGGCGGTGGTCGCTCGAGGATCATGAAAAACGGTGCGGTTTTTGAACAGGGTGGTGTAGGCTTTTCGCACGTTTATGGTGAGAAAATGCCTGCCTCGGCAACGGCACACCGACCAGAGCTGGAAGGTCGCGACTTCAATGCTTGTGGTGTTTCTCTGGTAATGCATCCGGAAAACCCTATGGTGCCAACGGTCCATATGAATGTGCGTTTTTTCATTGCGCAAAAAGAAGGTGAAGAGCCTGTCTGGTGGTTTGGCGGCGGCTTTGATTTAACGCCGTTTTACCCTTTTGACCAAGACATTATCGAATGGCATCAACAGGCGAAAAATGCGCTAGATAGCGTCGATGAAAAGCTCTATCCGGAATATAAAGCCTGGTGCGACGATTACTTTTTCCTTAAGCATCGCGATGAAGCGCGCGGTGTGGGCGGCATATTCTTTGATGACCTTAACGACCGTTCATTTGACGAGTGCTTTTCGGTTATAAAAGCGGTGGGTGATGCTTTCACCAAAGCTTATTTGCCTA encodes the following:
- a CDS encoding L-threonylcarbamoyladenylate synthase, with product MADTWEAAHSAIKTGIIAYPTEAVFGLGCDPRNEVAVQKLLSLKQRPAEKGLILIAADYSQLLPYVEDSAIAQDKRFSVLSHWPGPVTLILPVRKGVSTLLTGGRDTIAVRVTAHEPARALCRELGHALVSTSANLTGQEPARTAAEVRQQFGDSVDWIMDESTGGAANPTRIINPLNNQVFRDDA
- the def gene encoding peptide deformylase yields the protein MAKMTVLQYPDERLRKVAQKIEKVDDNIRSVIDDMFETMYEEQGVGLAATQVDVHRRLFVSDCSEDQNEPLVFINPEITEAEGHFKNDEGCLSFPGVYAKVERAERITVTALDKNGERFSRSAEGLLAICIQHEIDHLDGKLFVDYLSPLKRERIRKKLEKEQRLAEKQAAEAQ
- the trkA gene encoding Trk system potassium transporter TrkA, with protein sequence MKIIILGVGQVGGTLAENLVGERNDITIVDTNNDLLDDLQDKYDLRVVVGNGAHPDVLRRAGADDADLLIAVTSSDETNMIACQVAYSIFNTPKKIARIRSEEYIRYKDQLFHNQDAPVDHIISPEQLVTSYIRRLIDYPGALQVMEFANGRASLVAVKAYYGGKLVGHAISTLREHIPNIDTRVAAIYRQGKPIRPTGTTIIEADDEVFFIADTRHISTVMQELQKLEDKYRRIMIVGGGNIGAGLAKQLEVDHRVKLIERSETRAEELSQSLEHTLIFRGDASDQKLLEEEHVEDIDVFIAVTNDDEANIMSAMLAKRMGARKTMVLIQRSAYVDLVQGGEIDIAISPQRATVSALLTHVRRGDIVNVYSLRKGAAEAIEAIAHGDEDTSRVVGKAIKDIKLPPGTTIGAVVRGQEVLMAHSETIIHSDDHVILFLLDKKYIDQVEKVFQPSAMFF
- the rsmB gene encoding 16S rRNA (cytosine(967)-C(5))-methyltransferase RsmB — protein: MSRQKNSENGGQGATSRAAAATAIFHVLEKGESLSAALPHATGKLSDADKRLASAISYGVLRVLPSLNKLVGAKLDKPLKGKLKVLHYLLLVGAYQLYCLRIKDHAAVSATVEAARILGKRNHKGLVNGILRQLLREAPATDESQQRELPVDAMQNHPRWLFEAIQADHPQQASDILIENNAHPPMWLRVNRRFFNRDDYLRQLEDSGIAAEGDTLAGDAIRLHSPVPVERLPGFDRGHASVQDRSAQLAADYLNVKASHRVLDCCAAPGGKLLHLLERNDFEQPVQAIDIDAKRLERVDENLERAGLSAVVHCADVAETEDWWDGEQFDRILLDAPCSATGVIRRHPDIKWLRRAEDINELAQLQSQILNSLWPLLKNGGELLYATCSILSKENQTQIESFLKQQSSASLIPIDEKQKTLQLLPGERNGDGFFYARLKKVE
- the fmt gene encoding methionyl-tRNA formyltransferase, with the protein product MRIVFAGTPDFAAQHLQQLLDESHQVVGVYTQPDRPAGRGKKPQPSAVKKLALEHQLPVYQPESLKSEEDQAALADLKPDVMVVVAYGLLLPQAVLDIPTKGCLNVHGSLLPRWRGAAPIQRAIWAGDLESGVCIMQMEAGLDTGPVLHEERCAISPDETSASLYHKLESLGPEALTKVLKDLDGYQSQAKPQSDANATYAKKLTKQEGKIDWTQPAAFIERCVRAFNPWPMSWCQSEHLKAGQNTVKIHAAELIQGASNKGPGTIINSTHEGIDVVTGDGILRITQAQMPGKKAQPASTLVNGYSNVFSPGLELQ
- the dprA gene encoding DNA-processing protein DprA, whose translation is MNTQELCVLMGMTRALNKVQKAARECTSWEAIFERWGQSLKPVEARWLNAAENWCRSDYQGVISYFSEDYPTALKAIANPPWLLYYRGRKELLQGVSVAIVGSRKATHSGLQIADWFSERLVAAGVVVVSGLAMGIDAQAHKTAADKGKTIAVLGTGIDQYYPRRNKALQDFIAHQGLLISEFPPGQTARIDHFPRRNRIISGISQAVVVVEAARKSGSLSTAIHALNEGREVGAVPGSVLLPEHQGCHWLIQQGAKLINTPQDILDWFSVDDTEVAIEGDTECRDESLANNRLFASLSSEPRTIDDMVQLSGLEVAEVMEKVVLLELEGLVAAVPGGYIKVGRR
- a CDS encoding DNA topoisomerase family protein produces the protein MSSDERCPRCERPLVIKHVGHNSFLGCTGYPDCDYKRGLREQSEIEPEDLGVPCPECGQELQLKSGRYGLFVGCSGFPECEFVTEPNVEEEETIRCPECGKGQLHQKTSRRGTVFYACDQYPKCEFTVNQPPVDETCPKCRYPLLVKKKTAAGIRKVCPQKQCDYKSDAL
- the hemF gene encoding oxygen-dependent coproporphyrinogen oxidase, producing the protein MHNDYLKQVKSYLMSLQDAICQQLAQADGEQSFQEDSWDRPGGGGGRSRIMKNGAVFEQGGVGFSHVYGEKMPASATAHRPELEGRDFNACGVSLVMHPENPMVPTVHMNVRFFIAQKEGEEPVWWFGGGFDLTPFYPFDQDIIEWHQQAKNALDSVDEKLYPEYKAWCDDYFFLKHRDEARGVGGIFFDDLNDRSFDECFSVIKAVGDAFTKAYLPIVERRKNLAYTQQQRDFQLYRRGRYVEFNLVWDRGTLFGLQTGGRTESILMSMPPLARWEYNWQAEPGSAEEQLTEYYLKPRDWLSV
- a CDS encoding DUF494 family protein, with the protein product MFDILMYLFENYIHSEMEVVVDHDELTNELTRAGFRHQEIQKALAWLERLADLQQMETKSYLDVAPQQSTRIYTAAEMTRLDSQSRGFLMYLENLGVLDFATREVVIDRVMELETPNFTLDDLKWVVLMVLFNVPGQEAAYDQMEGLLFEEAEGPLH